From one Gossypium hirsutum isolate 1008001.06 chromosome D08, Gossypium_hirsutum_v2.1, whole genome shotgun sequence genomic stretch:
- the LOC107932474 gene encoding cation/H(+) antiporter 4, whose product MAESLPPQYLLYENATYEFCFVLPSKVNSAGIRENATDPSMIFSYSLPFLELQFVMIFLVNHLVYTILRSIGITLFASQMFSGFIMVPIFKQEQMERIFQHQELGIQIMDTASLFGFTLFFFLTGVKMDIKSAFRTTKRSLGIGIVSLLSPILVGGAVQVTLRQPNEPEHVRTERLIGTLIEALTSFSVIACLLAELKILNTELGRLALSSAAVGDLSTLFLVRIITFSRHFASSPLLVLVRGVTMCCFVALLFFVFRPLMYWVIKRTPNGGPIAEVYITTTMMVAIGCAVLTHWTDRSPLIGAFLFGLAVPDGPPLGSALIDKFECFTNGLFLSVYVTSSTMRVRLQNWLSDPSHVKFSIIFAIATFFAKLIPCCIGSFLNFMPFRDALAFGLIMSSKGIVQLSHICTFRDNKIISQKVFTAMIFCILANVTIVPLLVRFLYDPNSRKYGSYETRNLMHLKPDAELRVLACVHTPDNVPAMIYLLDLSCPTKESPNLVYVLHLIELRGRNSPVFIAHHNRETSTAASSFFENIIPFYEYEGNNWDLVTVNAFTTITPLKLMHDDICTMALDKKTSFIILPFHRKWSIDGSLEEENNMVKNLNCNILDQAPCSIGILIDRGRIQKSMKPSSSSSFSIGMLFLGGNDDREALVLAKRMARDPRVKLTVIHLIAYQDCKDVVYWDTVLDIEMLKDVKQNNGVLGNGCDIKYVEEVSNSGAQTIKLIRSIANGYDLMIVGRRYGVESILLTGLSEWSEFPDLGVVGDLFASMDLDSRVSILVVQQQKCINVN is encoded by the exons ATGGCTGAATCATTGCCTCCGCAATATCTTCTCTACGAGAATGCAACATATGAATTTTGCTTCGTTTTACCTTCCAAGGTGAATTCCGCCGGTATACGGGAAAATGCGACTGACCCGTCCATGATTTTCAGTTACTCGTTGCCGTTTTTGGAGCTGCAGTTCGTCATGATATTCTTGGTCAATCATCTAGTTTATACCATCTTGAGGTCTATTGGTATCACCTTATTTGCCTCACAAATGTTT tcCGGCTTTATTATGGTCCCTATATTCAAACAAGAACAAATGGAGAGAATATTCCAGCATCAGGAGTTAGGTATACAAATCATGGACACTGCATCATTGTTCGGTTTCACATTATTTTTCTTCCTAACAGGAGTGAAAATGGACATCAAGTCGGCATTCAGGACAACAAAGAGATCCCTAGGGATCGGCATCGTATCCCTTTTATCTCCCATCTTGGTCGGTGGAGCTGTTCAAGTAACCCTCAGACAACCTAATGAACCCGAACACGTAAGAACCGAACGTCTAATTGGAACACTGATCGAAGCGTTAACATCGTTTTCGGTCATTGCTTGCCTACTAGCCGAGCTCAAGATCTTAAATACCGAACTCGGACGACTTGCCCTATCGTCGGCTGCTGTAGGTGACTTGAGCACCTTGTTTTTAGTCCGTATAATTACGTTTTCACGACATTTTGCCTCATCCCCATTGTTGGTTTTAGTACGAGGAGTGACCATGTGTTGTTTCGTGGCacttcttttttttgtatttcgtCCATTGATGTATTGGGTAATTAAAAGAACACCCAATGGGGGACCGATCGCGGAAGTGTACATCACAACCACCATGATGGTTGCTATAGGGTGTGCTGTACTTACACATTGGACCGATCGATCTCCTTTAATCGGTGCTTTTCTCTTCGGCCTAGCCGTCCCTGACGGTCCGCCGCTAGGGTCGGCATTGATAGACAAGTTTGAATGCTTTACCAATGGCCTCTTTCTTTCGGTCTACGTGACATCGTCGACAATGAGGGTTAGATTACAGAATTGGTTGTCGGATCCATCCCACGTCaaattttctatcatttttgcTATCGCGACATTCTTTGCCAAACTAATACCATGTTGCATAGGTTCATTTTTAAACTTTATGCCTTTTAGGGACGCATTGGCTTTTGGTCTCATTATGAGTAGCAAAGGCATTGTCCAGTTGTCCCATATTTGTACTTTCAGGGACAATAAg ATTATATCACAAAAAGTTTTTACCGCCATGATCTTTTGCATTTTGGCAAATGTAACTATAGTCCCACTCCTGGTGAGGTTCCTTTATGACCCGAATTCAAGAAAATATGGATCATATGAGACACGAAACTTAATGCACTTAAAACCCGATGCTGAGCTACGGGTTCTAGCATGTGTTCACACACCCGATAATGTCCCAGCTATGATCTATTTACTTGATCTCAGTTGCCCGACAAAAGAGAGTCCCAATCTTGTTTATGTCCTTCACTTGATCGAGCTAAGGGGTCGAAATTCACCAGTGTTTATAGCTCACCACAATCGAGAAACTAGCACCGCTGCTAGTAGTTTCTTCGAGAACATCATTCCATTCTATGAGTACGAGGGAAACAATTGGGATTTGGTCACGGTTAACGCTTTCACAACAATTACACCATTGAAGCTCATGCATGATGATATTTGCACAATGGCTCTTGACAAGAAAACGTCTTTTATAATTCTTCCGTTCCATAGAAAATGGTCGATTGATGGATCacttgaagaagaaaataatatGGTAAAAAACTTGAATTGCAACATCTTGGACCAAGCACCGTGTTCAATCGGGATCCTGATCGACCGTGGGAGGATACAGAAATCGATGAAgccgtcatcatcatcatctttctcAATCGGAATGCTTTTCTTGGGCGGAAATGACGATAGAGAGGCTTTAGTGCTGGCGAAAAGGATGGCTCGAGACCCTCGGGTGAAGCTAACCGTGATCCATCTTATTGCGTATCAAGATTGCAAGGACGTTGTATACTGGGACACAGTGTTGGATATCGAGATGTTGAAAGATGTTAAGCAAAATAATGGAGTACTGGGTAATGGTTGTGACATAAAGTACGTAGAAGAAGTGTCAAATTCCGGAGCGCAAACTATAAAGCTCATTAGGTCAATCGCCAACGGTTATGATTTAATGATCGTCGGTAGACGCTACGGGGTGGAGTCGATACTATTGACGGGCTTATCAGAATGGAGTGAATTCCCTGATCTAGGGGTTGTCGGAGACCTTTTTGCATCCATGGATTTAGATAGTAGGGTATCTATATTAGTTGTGCAACAACAAAAATGTATAAATGTAAATTGA